A single region of the Malus sylvestris chromosome 8, drMalSylv7.2, whole genome shotgun sequence genome encodes:
- the LOC126631030 gene encoding uncharacterized protein LOC126631030 — MAGVISFDSSRVPMLCGDNFSNWKDKVLLALGCMDLDLVLRGDEPPMPTESSTQESKAVYKRWERSNRLSLILIKSNVSKSIRGSIPECDKVTDFMKAIEEQFVKSNKALASTLMQKLSGMKYDNSKSVREHIMEMRDIAAQLKSLEIEISESFLVNFILNSLPL; from the exons ATGGCTGGAG TTATCTCTTTTGATTCATCTCGTGTTCCAATGTTGTGTGGTGACAATTTTTCTAATTGGAAAGACAAAGTCCTGTTGGCTTTGGGGTGCATGGATCTCGACCTTGTTCTCCGTGGAGATGAACCACCCATGCCCACAGAATCAAGCACTCAAGAAAGCAAGGCTGTGTATAAGCGGTGGGAGCGATCTAATCGCTTAAGTCTAATACTCATCAAATCCAATGTGAGCAAGAGCATTCGGGGCTCAATCCCAGAATGTGATAAAGTGACAGATTTCATGAAAGCCATTGAAGAACAATTTGTGAAATCTAATAAGGCACTTGCTAGCACTCTGATGCAGAAACTTTCAGGCATGAAGTACGACAATTCCAAGAGTGTGCGTGAGCACATTATGGAAATGAGGGACATTGCAGCTCAACTTAAGTCCTTAGAGATAGAGATTTCTGAGTCATTCTTGGTCAATTTCATTCTTAATTCTCTCCCTCTTTGA
- the LOC126631029 gene encoding uncharacterized protein LOC126631029, translated as MGNCASEPKTKGDDAAAVPVPEPRKEESVQAKDVNAEQLQEENKDEQNNDGGHNKQPSLGALLKEEEEKTAQVAAKLEEEKTAEVAAKLEEEKTAEVATKLKEEKTAEVAAKLEEAEEKTKAIEKKEEMAVELEKAPEAAAAAVVTQEDKKSDIEEIKKPQEVKETKAEEIKETKAEETKETNPEKIKETNPEVKDQI; from the exons ATGGGTAATTGTGCTAGTGAACCAAAGACCAAGGGTGATGATGCTGCTGCAGTCCCAGTACCCGAGCCCAGGAAGGAGGAATCGGTTCAGGCCAAGGATGTGAATGCTGAGCAGCTGCAGGAAGAAAACAAGGATGAACAAAATAACGATGGTGGTCATAACAAGCAACCCTCTCTTGGGGCCTTGCTCAAGGAG GAAGAAGAGAAGACAGCCCAAGTTGCGGCAAAGCTAGAAGAAGAGAAGACAGCTGAAGTTGCGGCAAAGCTAGAAGAAGAGAAGACAGCTGAAGTTGCAACAAAGCTAAAAGAAGAGAAGACAGCTGAAGTTGCGGCAAAGCTAGAAGAAGCGGAAGAAAAGACAAAGGCcattgagaagaaagaggagatgGCAGTTGAGCTCGAGAAAGCACCTgaggcagcagcagcagctgtaGTTACCCAAGAAGACAAGAAATCTGATATTGAGGAGATCAAGAAACCCCAAGAGGTGAAGGAGACAAAAGCAGAAGAGATCAAGGAGACAAAAGCAGAAGAGACTAAGGAAACAAACCCAGAAAAGATCAAGGAGACAAATCCTGAAGTGAAGGaccaaatttga
- the LOC126631031 gene encoding uncharacterized protein LOC126631031 gives MGGCMSSSVPAWAKGKTRKSSKPPRSEQKSTENMVDIPEIDEHSMNEMGKDNGEENGGPKDQHDARDENGILPQSQTGLLEEKDGEFAAYNITLDRSTRVLDTISEGSERSDAINGPQRAFPIKETEPVNGGDKILFEEDQVVVKN, from the exons ATGGGGGGTTGTATGAGCAGCTCTGTACCGGCGTGGGCAAAGGGAAAAACTAGAAAATCATCGAAACCACCACGGTCAGAGCAGAAATCAACCGAAAATATGGTGGATATTCCAGAAATTGATGAACACAGCATGAATGAGATGGGAAAAGATAATGGCGAAGAAAATGGAGGCCCTAAGGATCAGCATGATGCTAGGGATGAAAATGGCATTCTGCCTCAGTCACAGACGGGTTTGCTTGAGGAGAag GATGGTGAATTTGCAGCATATAACATAACCCTAGATCGTTCTACAAGGGTGCTGGATACAATATCAGAAGGATCTGAAAGGTCTGATGCAATTAATGGGCCTCAAAGAGCATTTCCGATAAAGGAGACCGAGCCAGTTAATGGTGGAGATAAGATCTTGTTTGAGGAAGATCAAGTGGTTGTCAAGAACTAA